One Streptomyces sp. RPA4-2 genomic window carries:
- a CDS encoding response regulator transcription factor — translation MPENGKITVFLVDDHEVVRRGVHELLSVEDGIEVVGEAGTAADALVRIPATHPDVAVLDVRLPDGSGVEVCREIRSADEAIKCLMLTSYADDEALFEAIMAGASGYVLKAIRGGELLAAVRDVAAGKSLLDPEATARVLERLRDGGPRGDDRLAHLTEQERRILDLIGEGLTNRAIGERLHLAEKTIKNYVSSLLSKLGMERRSQAAAYVARIQAEKQRR, via the coding sequence GTGCCCGAAAACGGAAAAATTACCGTATTTCTCGTCGATGACCACGAGGTGGTGCGACGCGGGGTCCACGAGTTGCTCTCCGTGGAGGACGGCATCGAAGTGGTCGGCGAGGCCGGGACGGCGGCCGACGCGCTGGTACGGATTCCCGCCACACACCCGGACGTCGCGGTGCTCGACGTGCGGCTCCCGGACGGCAGCGGCGTGGAGGTCTGCCGCGAGATCCGGTCCGCCGACGAGGCCATCAAATGCCTGATGCTGACCTCCTACGCCGATGACGAGGCACTTTTCGAAGCGATCATGGCGGGTGCGTCGGGCTATGTACTCAAGGCGATCCGCGGCGGTGAACTGCTGGCGGCCGTGCGCGATGTCGCGGCCGGGAAGTCCCTGCTCGACCCGGAGGCCACGGCCCGGGTCCTGGAGCGGCTGCGCGACGGCGGCCCCCGCGGCGACGACCGGCTCGCGCACCTCACCGAGCAGGAACGCAGGATCCTCGACCTGATCGGCGAGGGGCTGACCAACCGCGCGATAGGCGAGCGGCTGCATCTCGCCGAGAAGACGATCAAGAACTATGTGTCGAGCCTGCTGTCCAAGCTGGGCATGGAGCGGCGCTCCCAGGCGGCCGCCTATGTGGCACGCATCCAGGCGGAGAAGCAGCGCCGCTGA